In Rhodamnia argentea isolate NSW1041297 chromosome 4, ASM2092103v1, whole genome shotgun sequence, the following proteins share a genomic window:
- the LOC115741068 gene encoding pectinesterase-like codes for MPPSPENAPTKNKKRKLFFAVLSSFFLLALALTAVFRLASRAPPRSPAIGDLHREARSLIKSSCSSTLYPDLCFSQLTSSPSSTASAVKTPKDVIALALNLTVAYVQHNYFAIKKVTAGRRGLTARERTALLDCLEMVDDTLDEVRKTLAELLAYPSGGNKSASELAEDMKTLLSAAMTNQETCLDGFSHDSADKKVREALLGGQMHVFHLCSNALAMVKNMTDADMANERLSSNRRLKEEGPIRWPEWLSAGDRRLLQSTTVTPDVTVAADGSGDYGTVAAAVAAAPEGSTRRYIIKIKAGVYRENVEVPKKKVNLMFVGDGRTTTIITASRNVVDGSTTFNSATVAVVGDGFLARDITFQNTAGPSKHQAVALRVGADLSAFHRCNMLAYQDTLYVHSLRQFYVGCFVAGTIDFIFGNAAAVLQDCDIHARRPNAGQRNMVTAQGRDDPNQNTGIVIQKCRIGATSDLLALQGSVETYLGRPWKMYSRTVIMQTEISDVIDPAGWYQWDGDFALDTLYYAEYANTGAGASTANRVTWKGHHVISASEAQAFTAGEFIAGSSWLDSTGFPYSLGL; via the exons ATGCCGCCCTCCCCCGAAAACGCCCCcaccaagaacaagaagagaaagCTCTTCTTCGCCGTCCTCtcatccttcttcctcctcgctCTCGCCCTCACCGCCGTCTTTCGCCTCGCCTCCCGAGCCCCGCCAAGAAGCCCCGCCATTGGCGACCTCCACCGGGAAGCTCGGTCCCTCATCAAGTCCTCATGCAGCTCCACTCTGTACCCCGACCTCTGCTTCTCTCAGCTCACCTCCTCGCCATCCTCGACTGCCAGCGCTGTGAAGACCCCCAAGGACGTCATCGCGCTGGCTCTGAACCTGACCGTCGCCTACGTCCAGCACAACTACTTCGCCATCAAGAAGGTGACGGCGGGGCGGAGGGGGCTGACGGCGAGGGAGAGGACGGCGCTCCTCGACTGCTTGGAGATGGTGGACGACACCCTCGACGAGGTCCGCAAGACCCTGGCGGAGCTGCTGGCGTACCCGAGTGGGGGCAACAAGTCGGCGTCGGAGCTCGCCGAGGACATGAAGACGCTGCTCAGCGCCGCCATGACGAACCAGGAGACGTGCCTCGACGGCTTCTCGCACGACTCCGCCGACAAGAAG GTTAGAGAGGCCCTGTTGGGTGGCCAAATGCACGTGTTCCACTTGTGCAGCAACGCGCTGGCCATGGTCAAGAACATGACCGACGCCGACATGGCGAACGAGCGGCTCTCCTCCAACAGGCGCCTGAAGGAAGAGGGCCCGATACGGTGGCCGGAGTGGCTGTCGGCGGGGGACAGGCGGCTGCTCCAATCGACCACGGTGACGCCGGACGTGACCGTGGCAGCCGACGGGAGCGGGGACTACGGGacagtggcggcggcggtggcggcggcgccGGAGGGGAGCACGAGGAGGTACATTATAAAGATAAAGGCAGGGGTGTACAGGGAAAACGTGGAGGTCCCCAAGAAGAAAGTCAACCTAATGTTCGTCGGAGACGGGCggaccaccaccatcatcaccgCGAGCAGGAACGTTGTGGACGGCAGCACCACATTCAACTCCGCGACCGTTG CTGTAGTTGGGGACGGGTTCTTGGCCAGGGACATAACCTTCCAGAACACCGCGGGCCCGTCGAAGCACCAGGCGGTGGCGCTCCGCGTCGGGGCGGACCTCTCCGCCTTCCACCGGTGCAACATGCTGGCCTACCAGGACACCCTCTACGTGCACTCCCTCCGCCAGTTCTACGTCGGCTGCTTCGTCGCCGGCACCATCGACTTCATCTTCGGGAACGCGGCGGCCGTGCTCCAGGACTGCGACATCCACGCGCGCCGCCCCAACGCGGGCCAGCGCAACATGGTCACCGCCCAGGGCCGCGACGACCCCAACCAGAACACGG GCATAGTGATCCAAAAGTGCAGAATAGGAGCAACGTCAGACCTCTTGGCGTTGCAAGGGAGCGTCGAAACTTATCTGGGGAGGCCATGGAAGATGTACTCGAGGACTGTGATAATGCAAACTGAGATAAGCGACGTTATCGACCCTGCCGGCTGGTACCAGTGGGACGGCGACTTCGCCCTCGACACTCTGTATTACGCAGAATACGCCAACACCGGGGCCGGGGCGAGCACCGCGAACCGGGTCACTTGGAAGGGCCACCATGTGATCTCGGCTTCGGAGGCTCAAGCCTTCACCGCCGGCGAGTTCATCGCCGGGTCCAGTTGGTTGGATTCCACGGGGTTTCCCTACTCCCTCGGTCTCTGA